The following are from one region of the Salmo trutta chromosome 20, fSalTru1.1, whole genome shotgun sequence genome:
- the rprma gene encoding protein reprimo A, with protein sequence MNSTAFNQTDSAGLFNKTEDIFCCNFSSVVTDNGFVAATPDERSLFLMRVVQIAVMCVLSLTVVFGIFFLGCNLLIKSEGMINFLVTDRRPSKEVEAVIVGAY encoded by the coding sequence ATGAATTCTACCGCTTTCAATCAAACGGACAGTGCAGGACTTTTCAATAAGACTGAAGATATATTTTGCTGTAACTTTTCATCAGTGGTGACTGATAATGGCTTCGTGGCGGCGACTCCGGATGAGAGAAGTCTCTTTCTCATGAGAGTTGTCCAGATAGCGGTTATGTGCGTGTTATCGCTCACGGTGGTTTTCGGTATATTCTTTTTGGGCTGCAATCTTCTCATCAAGTCAGAGGGAATGATCAACTTTTTGGTGACGGACAGAAGACCATCCAAAGAGGTAGAAGCAGTCATTGTTGGTGCATATTAG